A window of Chryseobacterium aquaeductus genomic DNA:
ACCGAGAAGTGCAGTTTGATCAGGATTTGTATCTGCGTTTAATGAAAAATAAAAATATCTATTTCCGTTTTGAAGGGATTATTTTAAAGCGAAAAATGATTACGGCAACAGATTTAAATTCATTTGAAACCTTCGAAGAAGCTTACCACCAATTGATGATCGAATTGATGGATTTGCAGATTCATACCATTACAAACGCCATCGGAAATTCAGAAATTAAAAATATTTACATTGACGGAGGTTTCACGGACAATGATGTCTTTATGAAATTGATGTCTCATCATTTCCAGCATTATAATGTGATGTCAACACATTCACCGCTGGGCTCGGCTTTAGGAGCATCGATGGTGATTTCAAACAAAAAAATAGACGAAACTTTTTTACAGCAGCATTATCAGATGAAAGTGCTTCAGCCTTTAATCTTAAATCTGTAAAGAATATAGTTGTTGGTTGACGGTTGTCATTTGATGGCACAATCTCAAAACCATTAACCAATAACTATCAACCGACAACCAAAAACCAACAACCAACAACCAACTATGTCATTTCCATTCGATACCAATTATGCTTCGCTTGAACTTTTAATCGAAAAAGCAAAAAAGAAAATGCCCCGTTTCGCTTTTGAATATCTGGATGGTGGCTGTAACGAAAATATCAACCGCGACAGAAATACAAGTGAATTGCGAGATGTTCTGCTTCGTCCACAATACCTGAACAATAACTATTCAGAAGCCAATATGGAGACGGAATTATTTGGTGTAAAATATTCTGCCCCGTTCGGAATTTCTCCTGTTGGTTTACAAGGTTTGATGTGGCCAAATGCTCCCGAAATTTTAGCAAAAGCTGCTTTTAAACATAATATTCCTTTCATTTTAAGTACCGTAACGACCAGCAGTCTCGAAAGAATCGCTGAATTAACAGAAGGAAAAGCATGGTATCAGTTGTATCACCCTAGAGAAGAATGGTTGCGTGATGATATTCTTGATCGTTGTGAAGCTTCAGGATATGACGTTTTGTGTGTGTTATCTGATGTTCCGACTTTTGGTTACAGAGCCAAAGAAATCAGGAACGGTTTGGCAATGCCTCCACAACTAAATTTCAGAAATGTTTCCCAGGCTTTGGCAAGACCAGAATGGTGCCTTGAAATTTTGAAACACGGTGTTCCGAGTTTTAAAACAATGGAAAAATACATGGACAAAAACATGAACGTCAAACAATTGGGACAGTTCATGAACTCTACTTTTTCCGGGAGATTAAATTCAGACAGAATCAAAGCCATCCGTGATAAATGGAAAGGAAAATTGGTCATCAAAGGCGTTGCTTCGGATGAAGATGCCGCAGAAGCGGTACGTTTAGGTTTCGACGGAATGATCATATCCAATCATGGAGGAAGACAGCTGGATGCAGGAGAATCAACGATTGCTGTGGTAAAAGAGATCAGTGAAAAATATAAAGGTCAGATTAAAATCATGATGGACAGTGGCGTAAGAACCGGTCCGGATGTTGCCCGAGCTTTAAGCTGTGGTGCAGAATTTACCTTTATGGGAAGAACGTTTATGTATGCCGTCGGAGCTTTAGGAGATAAAGGCGGGGATCACATTATTGAAATGCTGAAAATGCAGTTCAGACAGGTGATGGAGCAGGTTTGCTGTGATACGCCGGAGGAGTTGCAGAATTTTAGGGTGAAGTGATTTGGTTAGGAATTTTTTAGAATTTTTTTGTAACGTATAGTCTTTTGCTTAAAATTATAATTTTTGAGCTAAAGTTTATTTTCACAAAAGGTAATCAAAGTATGGTTTTTAAGTTTAAAACCATAATTAGACCAAATTTATTGACTGATTTATTTTTGATCTTCGTAAAAGCCAATTATTGAATCTTTGATTTGTGGTTCATCCTTACTAGCATCTTTTATAATTTTCCTTTGAACTGAAATCTCATAAATTTTCGTAAATACAATTTGTTCAGAACCCTCTCTAATCTGTTTATCAAAATATCCTGTAAACTGCTCTTCATCATTACTAATAAAAGTGAAGTGCCCTGTATCACAATTTATTGCTCTAAATTTTCCTTTTTTCTTAAATTTGTCTTCGCTTGTTATATTTAAAGTATCTATATCGTTTGCTATTTTATTGGCGAGATTATAATTGATTCTTTGACTGTAATTAACTTCCTTTTTATCAGAAACCCACGAAATATTTATATCTAATTCTAATGAATATATTTCCTTTAAAAGACCTTTAAAAGCAGAAATTGTGTATTCGCTATGTTTTATGTATTCGTTTTTTAAATTGTCTAAATCAACACTATTATTTAGTAATGAGAATGTCTCATTTGCAATTTTTTCACTGCTAGAAAGCTCTTCAAATAAGGTAATGTCGGATTGAAAAGGACGAATTAATATACTATATGAAGCTGCTAAACTTCCAATAACCTCAGATTGAGCATATATAAATTTAGCTTTACTTTCTTTGCTTTTCAAATCTATTGTTCCTCTTTCTTTGCCAATTAAAACATCTAATGCAACATTTTCATAAAAATTCTCAAATTTAATCAATGTTTTACCTAAAGTCTCCGTTTTGATAGTTCCAAATCCTACACCGTTACCTTTTTTGATGTGTAAATTATATATTTCTGATTTTTTTTGATTAGCAAATTCTTTTACAACAGTAGTGAGTTCAATATTAGTATCAATATTATTTAAGTCTAAAATCTTGTCGATTTTTGCAAAGTCGACAATGTCTTCTTTCTTTAATACAAAATTTGACGATGGTAAATATGATTTAGGAATTTTGTTTGCAGAAACTACAGTAAAATCTGAAAAATCGTTTAATAACTCGTCTTGAAAGTAAACTAACCCATCACTTGAATTTCTTATTAATTCTAAGTGAGACAACTTGTTGCTTAAAAACCTTGCAACATTCTTTTTGCTTGTTTTATAGTAAAAATATCTGTCAGTTTTACCATCATCAGAACAGTCAGCCCATTCCTTAACAATAAGATGGTTATTTTGATCGAAAAATAGTGTGGTAGTAGGAAATTCAGCGAACAAAATAGTCCCAAGTTCTTGAGATAATTTTATTAGTGATTTATCAACTAATATTCCAAATAGATTTTCCATTTTACTAAGCTATACTTTCTAAGACTGTAAATTTATCCTTTAATTCCACATCACGATACACAAAAAAATCAAAATGTTTGATATTGTCGGGTTCTCCTGCAATACCATCACTTTTATTCAAAACACCTGAAGAAATATGTGTTCCCAACTTTTTAAACAGCTTTTCTTTGTTTAAAGTTAATTCTTTTAATCTGTTTATTCCAGCCTCTTTTTTTGTAAAAAATGACAGAGCAAACCCTAAACAATTATCTTGTTTCCGTTTGGGGTCGTTGATATAAATTGGTTCAAAGTTTCTGGTGTCATTTATGTCTTCAAATGTCCATCGATAGGATTCTAATTCGACTTCTTTAAATTTTGTCAAGTCGCAATCGAATTGGGAAACTTCGTTTTGGTATTTTATATCCATACTTTAATTATATAATGATATGAACTGTAAATATAGTAGCAAAATACTGAATTTAAGCAATTCAACCAAAAAAAAGTCTTACATAGTAATTTACTTTTTCTTCTCCGACTTCACCGCCTGTCTCGCCAGCAATTTCCAGTCATTTTTCACCTTCGTCCAAACTAACAAAATATCCAAAGTCACATCGCCCGGAGCCTTTCCCAAATCGGCAGTCGTAGCATAAAAATGGTGACGAACGATCGCTGTATTTCCTAAGATTTGTATGTTTTGATTTGAAATTTCAATGGTTAAAAAATCAGATTTTTTGCTGACCAATTTTTCAACAAATTCTTTAGCATCATCAATATGACCTCCCGAATGTCCGTAAGTCAATTCCGGAACGATTAAAGATTCTAAAGCGGATTTTTCACCACTGATCATTGCTAATCTTAGTTTTTCTGCTGCATCCGTTACAGATTTTGCATCGTTGTTTTTCTGTGCAGAAACTGCAATCACCATAAGAAAACTCACAGCAAATAGGACTTTTTTAATCATTATAAGTTAATATGAAATTATTGAATTATTTGTAAAGTAAAATTGACTTCCACCTTATTTGAACTTCTCTGCTTACAAAATAGTAAACTTAAAAACTTATGTGACTTTTGTGGTAAAAAAACTATAAAGATTCTCTCTGAATAAATTTAAAAACATTATTCACCTGTTCTTTTTTATTCTTTAAAATCATGTATGCTGCAGATTCTCCCATTGCTTTAAAATCAGTTGTGATAACCGTTATTCCGAGTAATTCCTTCAAAGGAGTTTCGTTGTAAGAAATAATTCCGATGTCTTCACCCAATTTCAGGTTTTTCTGACGGATTTGTTTCACCAAATTCACCAGATCGCGCTCGCGAATCGTGATGAAAATATCTTTATCCTGCAATTCCATGTCGGGATAGATTTCGTCAAGAATTTCATAATCGAGTTTAAAATCTCTGCAAAACTGCTCGAAACCTCTTACAATACGGAAAGGGTAGGGATGAATCGATTTGTCAGGATAAACTAAAATAATCTTTTCGTACTTCTTTATTTTATCTAAACCTTCTTTCAGGGCATTGTAAATATCGTGCTCAAAATCCTGATAAATAGATCCATATTCTCCAGAAATATTAGGTTTTGTGTTATCTAAAAGCAACAATTTATTCTTCGGAATTTGTTCGATCATATCCAAAACTTCCTGCGTAGAACTGGTATGTTTGTATTGCTCATCACGAAAATGCGGCATCACCACATAATAATCAAACCCGCCGAGATTCTTTTTTAAAGAATTAATGAAAAGCGTTTCGTCACAATGATAAATATACATTTCTACGTTTCCTTTGGTACCGATTGCATTGACGAAATAGTTGTAAATCATCATTTTATAAGTACTCGGCTTGTTGATCAGAAAGAAAATATTAATAATGTCGTTTTTGTTGATGCGAGAAATATAATATCCTTTACCTTTTACAGATTCAATGATTTGTCTCTTGCGAAGTTCTTTATATGCTTTTTCCACAGTATCTCTTGAAAGAAAGCAAGATTCACTGAGCTCATTGATAGACGGTATCTTTTCTCCGATTTTGATTTGTCCGCCATCAATTCCATTCAGAATAGAATCTACAATCTGTTTGTATTTGGGAACTCTGGAGTTTTCATTGATATTGATTTCTAATGTGTCTGACATGATCTTTACTTAGTGAATATTATTTTCAATTTTAAAAATCGAATTTCCAACGATGGATTAATGATTGATACAAGTTACAAAATTTATGTTTAATGATGCAACTTAGTTCTATCAATATTAATGATAGTTCATAATAATCAATATATTAAGATTTGTTTAAAGATTTAGTAACGATTAAAAAATTTAGACAATGAATACTTTCTTATAACATATCGAAAAATTTCTTAAAAGTGTCTTTAGCAAAAGCGAAGATTACTATTTCATAATATTATTGAAATAAACTTCTATATTCAAGTAATTCTTACAATGTTTATTATTCTTTAAAGCATCCGAAGAATCGTTGGGATTGAGACCCATTTTTATTTCCGCCGAATCTGGTATTCCGTCTTTATCACTATCTTTTTCACCTTGATACGTTGGATAATTACCCAATCCGTTGTTGTCAAGTGGAAGATCACTTTCAGTAAAAACGTACAGACCTTTTGTTCCTTTTGAGTTGACTTCGGTTATAATTAAATTATCAACATCATCACGATTTGGAAAGTTGGCACCAGCATTTTTTAAAACATAATCGAAAGCTTGTGTGGCTGACAAACTAGGTTTTGAATAAGGATAATTAAATGGATTTTCCATAAACTGCAACGGTGTTTCTCCGGGATATGCGATTTCATTGTGTGGAACTAATTTTCCGTCTAAAATTCCGTTTTTGTTTGAATCATAATAATTTCCGGACTCGAAAAGTGATAAAGTCTTGGTTCCTCTGCTGAATGGCGTTGGCTGATCGACGTTCAAAGGTCCTGCCACGAAATAGTTGTTGATGATATTCACCTCCGATTTCTGCGCAGAACCACCCATAATGTAACCGTCTCCTGAAACTAAATGTCCATTTGTATTTCCCAGATTTCCAAAATTATAAATGACATTATTGACGAATTCATTTTTGCCTTTCACTTTCGGATTTCTGGTTTTGTTGCTTGCGTATAGAGATTTGATGATGCTTATGCTGCCGTTTGTCTGAATCAAACCACCAGCAGAGTGATTGTAAAGATGCAAACCCTGCGATATTATAGAATTCTGAATCGTAATGCTGTCTGGCTCAATTCCTCTGTTGTCCCAGTTGATCGAAAAAACTTCATCCATTCCCCACGAAATTGAGAGATGATCCAAAATAATATTCTTCCCGTTTGAAATTCCGGAAGCATCTGTATTTTTAGAAACTTTATTTTTGTTTCCCAATCTGATTCTGAAATACCTTGCAATGGTATTGTTTGCACCTGAAAAAGAAACTTTCTGGCCAGATAAAACAATGCCTTTTCCGGGAGCTGTTTGCCCGGCAATCGTAAGATTTTCAGACACCGTTACTGGAGAATTTAAGTTGATAATTCCACTTACCGAAAAAACAATAAACCTTCCGGATTTGCTTACAGCATCACGAAAGGAGCCTTCTCCACTGTCATTTAGATTGCTGACTGTATAAACTTCGGGGTTTTTAACACCTCGTGCACCTTTGGCAAATTTCCCAAAACCTTCTGCTTCCGGAAAAGCTAAAGTTTTTCCCGAATAACAATTTTCATTGGAGGATTTCAGTTGTTTTTGTGAATGACAAGCAATTAGAAATATTGAAGATAAACACGTTATGGTAATATTTTTCATATCTAGTAATAAGTTATGAATTTAGTGGCATAAGAATAAGAAATGATCCTGCACTGTACTGATATAATGATTAGATACGAAATGTCGTAAAAATGAAATTATATAACAATGTGAGAAGATAAATAATCTTGTAAAACAACTACTAAATATTTCCTCTGTAGGAACAATAAGTTTGTAAAAAACAATCAATCATTTCATCTCAGCTCCGTAGGAGCGAAATATTTTTCTCAAACTCTCAAACTCACCGCCTCCAAGACTTTCCCACAAAAAAAGCCTGCCATTTCTGACAGACTCTAACTAATATGAATGTAAATTTTCTAAGGCATCTTTTTAAAACCTTCTGCTTTTATTTTCCAGCTTCCGTCTTTCGGAAAACCAGGAAATTGTCCTGTAGAACTGTCCCAACCTTCAAGCATCATAGCAACAGCTGCCAAAGTTCCGCCGTTTCCTGGGAGGTAAATTCTAAGACGTTTGTCTTGGAAATTATGTCCATTTTTCAGATAAGTATTCGTCTGAATATTCATAAAAAGAGCATCCAGAGCTTTGTTTGGAAGTCCTAATCTTGCTGCGTTCATTGCTGTCATCGGAAAATCCCAACCCCACGTATGTTCCCAGTTCCATCTTTCCCAAACGATGTCTAAAGTATTTTTCATTATTTTTTTATCCAGTTTCGGAGATTCGGGAACCATTCCCAATGCTCCCAAAACTGCAGGATGATCGGTCATCCATTTTGGAAATGTGAAAGAATCTTTAGCAGATTCGGTTGATAAATAAACACCATCCTGAACCGGAAGCGGAGCCAATTTATTAATCACGTCATCCCATTTTTTATCTCTCGGCTGTCCCAATCTTTCTTTCCATTGCTGTGCAACTTTCAATGCCCAATCCCAGTAGGCAACTTCATAAGTAGGGTTGTAGGTATCTTTCGCAGGGAAAACTTCCTGTGCTGGAATGACTCCTTTTCCTAAGTTGTAACGATTTTTTTCCTTGTCATAAGTGGCATAATCAGCCATAAAATCAGCGGTTGCAAAAATAAGATCTTTATATTTTTCCAACACTTTTTTGTCCTTACTGTTGCGGTACAAAAGCTCTGTCATATAAATAATGTGCGGTTGTTCCCAAATCAAAAATGCAGCAACAGAAGACGGACTTTCGTTCCCGTCATTGTCAGACATTTTAATCCATCGAACACCTTTGTAGCCTTGCCTTTCGGCTAATTTTTTAGCTTTGTCAAAAGTTCTGAAATAATAATCAAGTTGTTTTTCCAAAATCTCCGGCCTTCCCCACAATGCGTAATGTACGCCGTGCCACCAATGCATTTCGGTGTGTGGTTTTCCGTACCAGCTGTTGAACGTCAAACCTGTTTCCTGAGGCGGATTGCTTCCTCCACACTGAACTTTCGTTAAATATTCTGACAAGACAACTCTTCTTTCCAATTCATTCGCTCTCGGATCTGTACTTCCTTCAAAATCTACGGCAGCACCGCTTTCCCAGAAGTTTTTCCAGCCTGAAGTACTTTCTTTTTCAGCATCAGCAAATAAAGTTCTGGTGGATTTAGGATTTTTAGCTGAAAACTCAACACTTAATTCTATCGTTTTGTTTTTTGATGAAGGTTCGTAAACGAAATAATGTTTTCCTGTTTCACGTAGTTTTCCTTCTGTAAAATTAAACTGAGTATAATAATCCGTGCTTTGTAATTTATGCTGAATCAACCCTTGAGTAGATTGTGACGAAACGATTTTCGTTGTGTGGTCATTTTCATTTCCGTAAAATGCCGCGTCATCCAAAAACTGTCCTGTCGGAGAAGGGTAGCGTGTAAAAACTTTAAGTTTCCCTTTAGCAATTAAATCAGACTCAATTTTCACCCCGATTTTGTCTGAATTTTGAAAAGAGGCAGTCCACACTTTTACGGGAGTTCCTTCCAATGAAAATTCACTCGTGATAATTCCTGTCCACAAATCTATCTTCTGATTGATGTTCATCAAATCTGAAATTTTCGCTTTCTGACCATCTTTTTTAGTTAGTTCGATCCCAATATTTCCCAGCTGCAAACGGTGTTGGTTTACACGATAATATTCAACTGCACCTTTGTTGCGCTCTGGTTCTTTCAGTTGAACACTATACAACGCTTTTCTGCCATCGTTATTGAAATCGTAAGCTTTTAAAGTTTCCTCAAACTTATAATCTTTAGTATTCTGAAAACTGTTCCAGCCCCATTCAGACTGCGTTCCGAGAGAAACACCGTTTTTGTAATATTCAGGAAACGACTGCATTCCGGTAATGTCAACCGTATACGCAAATTTTCCGTTTCCAACTGTCAAAGTGGAAAGGGTATCGGCTTTTGTATTGACCACATTATGTCGCTGAACAACCTTCTTTCGGTCGATTTTCTGGGCATTTAAGGATGAAATTCCAATGCAGAAAAGACTTAGATATATTGCAATTTTTTTCATTTTTATTATTTATTTTTCTTTACCGCAAAAGAAACAAAAGATTTTCTCCTATTATTTAGCTATTCATAAGGTGGCAAAATGAAAATATAAGATTCTACATTTTGTAAACTTTTGAATTACTTAGTTTTCAATCATTTCTTTTGAACCTTTTGCGGTTAAATCATTTAATTATTTTTAATTTTTTTTGTGGTATTAAACTTATTTCAAAACCGTCGCACTCATCATTCCGATGACCACATCGTTGCACACTGCTGTTAGTTTGATAGATTTTAATTCTTTGTTTGGATTGATTGGTAAATCAAGAATCGTTGCAGCACCGCCATCAACCTGTCGGTCTGTAAATCCTTTGATGCTGGAATATTGATCCAAAGTTCCACCTTTATACAATTCTCCGGTTTTCAGTTTCACACGATAAGGAATTTTGTCATCCGGAATTTCAAATGCAAAATTATCATCAAACAAATCCTGCTCAATCGGCCACCAGTTTTTCGGATTTTTCAGTTCTAATTTTGTCGTTGAACCGTCCACATACTGAACTGTAATTTTTCCGTTAACAATCTGCGACTGCATCGGATTGGTAGAACCAGCCATCAGAAAATAGATTTTCTTTCCTTTACCCGAAACAGGAATTTCAAGAGAATCTGAATAGTTATCCCACTGACTCACAAACGCAATATTTTTATCTGTTTTATCAATTAAAAATGGAATTCCAAGAAAATCAACTTTTCCGTTTTTTCTTTTGCTCATCAATCCGCTGTCATCGATTTGAGAAGTAATTAGCGGATAACACCAGTTTCCGATTCCCTGCCACGGAAGCTGTAAAGTCGGAACTTCCAGTCTTGGCGAAAGGTATTTTTGGTTGAAAATATCGGTTACTTTTTCATTGTATTTTGAAGCTAATGAAATGTTGTTAAACTGTCCTTGATTCTCAATTTCCCAGTCTGTGATTTCAATATTTTGTTTAATTCCGTTGTAATCAAGTTCGATTGAATTCGTTCCTTTACTTAAATAATTTGAAGGAATTTCAATATTAGTATTTTGATTTTTTTGAAGTGTAAAAGTTTTATTTAAACCATTAACAGTTAGTTTTCCATCAATATTATTGGAAGATTTTGATTGAACCTGCAGTTTGTTATTCACCCATTTTGCCTCCAAAGGAAAACGAATATCGACATTTACAGGTTGCCACCAAGTCGTTCCATTTTGCTCGACCTGAACGAAAAATGTTCCTTTTCTTTCTTCCTTTACTAAATTAAACTGATTATCTTTTCTGTTTTTAATTACTTCCTGAGGATCATAAACATCTTTAATTTTCTTTTTTAATTC
This region includes:
- a CDS encoding alpha-hydroxy acid oxidase; protein product: MSFPFDTNYASLELLIEKAKKKMPRFAFEYLDGGCNENINRDRNTSELRDVLLRPQYLNNNYSEANMETELFGVKYSAPFGISPVGLQGLMWPNAPEILAKAAFKHNIPFILSTVTTSSLERIAELTEGKAWYQLYHPREEWLRDDILDRCEASGYDVLCVLSDVPTFGYRAKEIRNGLAMPPQLNFRNVSQALARPEWCLEILKHGVPSFKTMEKYMDKNMNVKQLGQFMNSTFSGRLNSDRIKAIRDKWKGKLVIKGVASDEDAAEAVRLGFDGMIISNHGGRQLDAGESTIAVVKEISEKYKGQIKIMMDSGVRTGPDVARALSCGAEFTFMGRTFMYAVGALGDKGGDHIIEMLKMQFRQVMEQVCCDTPEELQNFRVK
- a CDS encoding nuclear transport factor 2 family protein — translated: MIKKVLFAVSFLMVIAVSAQKNNDAKSVTDAAEKLRLAMISGEKSALESLIVPELTYGHSGGHIDDAKEFVEKLVSKKSDFLTIEISNQNIQILGNTAIVRHHFYATTADLGKAPGDVTLDILLVWTKVKNDWKLLARQAVKSEKKK
- a CDS encoding GntR family transcriptional regulator — translated: MSDTLEININENSRVPKYKQIVDSILNGIDGGQIKIGEKIPSINELSESCFLSRDTVEKAYKELRKRQIIESVKGKGYYISRINKNDIINIFFLINKPSTYKMMIYNYFVNAIGTKGNVEMYIYHCDETLFINSLKKNLGGFDYYVVMPHFRDEQYKHTSSTQEVLDMIEQIPKNKLLLLDNTKPNISGEYGSIYQDFEHDIYNALKEGLDKIKKYEKIILVYPDKSIHPYPFRIVRGFEQFCRDFKLDYEILDEIYPDMELQDKDIFITIRERDLVNLVKQIRQKNLKLGEDIGIISYNETPLKELLGITVITTDFKAMGESAAYMILKNKKEQVNNVFKFIQRESL
- a CDS encoding pectate lyase family protein; protein product: MKNITITCLSSIFLIACHSQKQLKSSNENCYSGKTLAFPEAEGFGKFAKGARGVKNPEVYTVSNLNDSGEGSFRDAVSKSGRFIVFSVSGIINLNSPVTVSENLTIAGQTAPGKGIVLSGQKVSFSGANNTIARYFRIRLGNKNKVSKNTDASGISNGKNIILDHLSISWGMDEVFSINWDNRGIEPDSITIQNSIISQGLHLYNHSAGGLIQTNGSISIIKSLYASNKTRNPKVKGKNEFVNNVIYNFGNLGNTNGHLVSGDGYIMGGSAQKSEVNIINNYFVAGPLNVDQPTPFSRGTKTLSLFESGNYYDSNKNGILDGKLVPHNEIAYPGETPLQFMENPFNYPYSKPSLSATQAFDYVLKNAGANFPNRDDVDNLIITEVNSKGTKGLYVFTESDLPLDNNGLGNYPTYQGEKDSDKDGIPDSAEIKMGLNPNDSSDALKNNKHCKNYLNIEVYFNNIMK